The Plantactinospora sp. KBS50 sequence TACGGATTGGCCGGGTCGCCGCCCGCCGGCCCGTGGGCACCGCCCGGCGGCGGCCCGTACTGACCGCCCGGGTCACCGCCCGGCGGCGGCCCGTACGGCGGTTGCGGGCGCTCGGGCTCCGGGGACTCGCCCGGTGGTGGATGGGTCATTGCGAGTCACCTCCGCCTTGCCGGACGCCGCCCGGACGCCGCCTGGACTCCGCCTCGGCCCGACCGAGGACGTCGAAACAGACCCTAGCCGGCGGCGACCCGTCGCACAGGCGATGTGCGCAGTCTCGTGGGGCCGCACCGCGGCCCGTCGCGTCCGACCGGCCCGGGATCGGACCCGGACCGCCGGTGCCCGGACGACCGGGTCTGGACCGCCGGACCGGGACCGCCGGGCAGGCACGCCGCCGGGGCCGGACCGGACCGGCGGACGTGCCCGCTAGCGCGGTGCCCGGTCCGGCCCGGTCAGGCCGGCCGCGGCGCGCTCGATCACCAGACACCGGTCCTCGACGTAGTCGATGCCGGCCTCCTCGGCGATCCGCCTGGCCTCGACCGAGACGATGCCGAGTTGCAGCCACACCGCCGGTGCGCCGATCCGCACCGCCTCCCGGACCACCTCGACCGCGTCGGCCGCCGGGCGGAACACGTCGACCAGGTCGACCGGATGCGGAATGTCGGCGAGCGAGCGGTAGACCGGCTCGCCGAACAGCTCGTCC is a genomic window containing:
- a CDS encoding CoA-binding protein; the protein is MRDAQRILAEAATIAVVGASRDPRKPAHTVPARMQRYGWRIIPVNPTADELFGEPVYRSLADIPHPVDLVDVFRPAADAVEVVREAVRIGAPAVWLQLGIVSVEARRIAEEAGIDYVEDRCLVIERAAAGLTGPDRAPR